Part of the Sorghum bicolor cultivar BTx623 chromosome 1, Sorghum_bicolor_NCBIv3, whole genome shotgun sequence genome, ccgccatgcgctgtattggtgatggttgaggagaacgacgagggcgcggcgcgcaaccttggtataccttggatacctcggtcgccggaacggtcctcgggtactggcggtgcctgccgaacccgcgaattggtcctggatagtgtaatacggtgatctgtagctcacttgatcagtgagtgtggtttgtgtggggaatacctcgccagctggttagaaatcgattcgaattgccatcgctcctggatagtgagcacttgacatgagcttcgtcctcgtagtaaggactatggaacacttgggttataatgaaacgggtttatgactgctgtgatgaggtactatcatagtctcatacttgcttgtaatagcactggagcaaacctagataatagataatgatactttcaacttgagcagattaaaagaagaaaagatttatgtaggtttgggtaataaaaccttgcggtctttgcaaaatggttgtcagctaccccaccaaatagccttcatgatccttgatgagtctttattttaagtttatgacgggtaagtctagctgagtaccttctcgtactcagggttctattcccatgttgttttgcagatggtcaaatgtactatggttattgcatcctctgtctgtacccagctatgggtgatgactagaccaagggcgatggtcactccgtctcttcttttgcttttgtgggaatgaccgaactatggcactgtatcagacttatcgtgtgtgttgtaatttcaaactatgaagcttccgctacttgaagaacttggtttgtaataactttaagcactccgatgtattttatgaatgttgtaatctggatgtgcttgtggatggcgaccgctaaacttattacgatcttggctgtatatgtgatgtgtggtttgaaatccttcgagatttcacggactaccgggattatatgggcttaagcgtgatagttcgactacgcaaatggtcactattaggcttaatctcttataatttggtcggttctgttacaccatCAACCAGATGCCTTCCGATAAGGCGCTCGGTCCGGATGGCTTTACGGGCCTTTTTTTCAAAGAATGTTGGGACATTATTAAGGTGGATGTCATGAACACAGCCAATGCTTTCCATTAGCTGCGCACCTCCAATTTAGCCATTCTCAACACAGCGAATGAGGCGGTCTCAGACTTTAGACCCATAAGCTTAATTCACTCCTTCGCAAAGATCATCACAAAGGTCATGGCAATGCGCCTAGCGCCCCACATGAACAGATTGATCTCCAAGAGTCAGAGTGCCttcattaaaaaaaagaagCATCCACGACAACTTCATGTAAGTTCGATGTGTCGTGCGTCGATTCCATAGAGCCAAGACCTCTGCCCTGTTTTTCAAGCTTGACatttcaaaagcttttgacTCGGTCCACTGGGAGTACCTACTCACTCTAATGAGCAAGCTCGGCTTCCCCCAAAAATGGAGGGAGTGGATGGCTGCCCTATTATCAACGTCATCTTCTCGAATCCTTCTAAATGGTGTCCCCCAATGCGCCTATTAAACACGGCAGAGGAGATTGCCAGGGGGATCCTCTGTCACCGTTGCTTTTTGTCATTGTGATCGACCCTTTGCAGAAGATCCTTGACCTTGCAACAGAAGAAGGACTTTTGAAAAAATTCAAGGGGAAACATTCTTTAATGCGGACATCCATGTATGCAGATGACACGACAATCTTCATCAAAGCCAAATAAGAAGGATGTCACTGCAATCGCCGATATTCTCACCAAGTTTGGTGAAGTAACAGGTttcaaaacaaaatttgggaagtcgtCTGTCATCCCCATAAGATGTCAAGGTGTTGATCTTGATGAGGTACTATGTGCTTTCCCTGCTAGACGAGCGCACTTCCCAACTAAATACCTAGGTCTACTCTTATCAAACACCAGACTACGGAGGATCGATTTTCAGCCTCTTATTAATAAAGCTGTGAGTAAGCTCACTGTATGGAATGGCAAAAATATTAATCATGCAGGAATGTCCACTTTGGTCAAAGCGGTACTCACCTCACAATCGGTGTATTGCCTAACATCACTAACAGCTCCTAAATCCACACTGAAGGAAATTGACAACCTAAGAAAGAGCTTCCTCTGGGCTGGGTCCGAGAAGCTAACCGGAGGAAAATGCAAAGTGAATTGGCCACACTCCATAAGGCCAAGTGATTCTGGGGGTCTAGGCATTCTTCATCTCGGAAAATTTGCAAGAGCACTACGTCTTCGATGGCTATGGAAAGATTGGGAGGGAGAAGGAACAATCCTGAACAACCCAGACTTGCCATGTGACGTTACCGGTAGGCTACTTTTCGCTACAGCAACTTCAATCACAATTGGTGATGACATGAGAGCTTTCTGGAGCAGCGCATGGCTGCAAGGCCAGAGGCCGCAAGATATAGCACCAAATATTTTTCAGAtctcaaaaaacaaaaacaagtcAATCTACGAGGGCATGCAAAATAAAGCGTGGATTAGGGACATAGATATGCGACATACAAGCTTCAGCCCCCAACACTTCATGGAAAATGTCCAGCTTTGGAACGCTCTCAGCCACATCGAGCTACATCCGGACCGGGAGGACAACATTGTTTGGAAATTTAACCTGAATGGAAAATTCACAACGGGATCGGCCTACCATGCACAATTCATTGGAGCAACAGTGACAAATTTCAATTGCCTCATCTAGAAAGTTTGGGCACCACCAAAGTGTAAATTTTTTGCATGGCTAGCCATCCAAAATAGGATATGGACGGCGGATAGGCTTCAAGCGCGTAGATGGCCGAACAATGGAGTGTGCGCCTTATGCAGGCATAGTCAAGAATCTGGTGTCCATCAATTTCAAGACTGCCGCTATATATACTAGGTGTATCTGGGAGGGCATTGCAATATGGTTGGGTAATAAACAGCTGCGTCCTTCCGCCTAGGTGCCAGCAGACTCTGTACAAAGTTGATGGGACAACATGGATCACACACCTTCGATGGCAAGGCGAGGCCTTCGTTCGATCATCATCCTCATTTGTTGGGAGATCTGGAAAGAAAAAAATGCACGAATCTTTGAGCACAAGGACTCTGTGACAGTGCAGCTCCTCCagaaaatcaaggatgaggcaagAGCACGTTTCTAACTTATTTTTACACGTTTGATGTAAACTGTTCTTAAGGCAAGGTTTTGGAGTTGTGGCCATTTTTTTGGAACTTttctgtatatatggttgtacaTCTAGGCTCCTTCTCTTTAATACAATAGGCAGCTCACCTGCcggttttgttttaaaaaatatagaGGGGGGATGCCATTTCCCAAGAACAAGGGCGCCACGAGTTTATCGGTAGGTCATGgcaaaatgaatggctaacatacGGGCATTGGGCTTAATCCACTAAGGAAATCGCtggacacaccagatgcgtGTTTTGCAACCTTATTGTCACAGCATTCTCGAGaaacattttttaaaatttgGTTTATTCTTATTTTAGATTTTCTGGTGCCATTTTGCAAATAAAGAAAAGGTCCAACTTCCTCCCACTAAGATTGGCTATGATTATTTGTAAATTAATTTATTTGCTCTATCgaaccacgtgcttcatcaggAGGCAGAAAACTAAGATACTAATATATTCccttttaaaaaaagaaattcctccatcctaaattaaatTAACTTTCTAAGTTATATTAAATCAAGCTAATTTAATTTTAATCAAATTTAATGTGGTACCAATATTAATAATGCTGAATTATTAGTATAAATAGAGCTGCACTCGTTGAACCAACATGTCAAGCTCTGATCTCTTTTGCAATGGGCTGAATGTGCTCAAATGAAAGAGCCCTAACTTAGAGTTGGTCTAATCTAAATCCAGTTTTACGCAATGATGAGAAACATCATAAATTGTGCTGTAGCAAACAAAATATACTATCATAGTGCAACATTAACCCACCGCCTATCATTTTGCTTTTGAGCCAAGCCACGCATGAAACCATCAAGACATGTACATCGAGTCAGACCGGGGGCTCCGGTTTCACATCGCACGTCCGATTTCCGAAACATCGCGGCGCGCCAACCCAATCCATTCAGAATCAGGCAGCAATCAGCCTccgaaaaaaaaaaagcatcaCGTGTTGATCGTGCCAGAATTAAAGGTGAGAACCCAAAACCACGGTTTCACACGGCACGCACCGCGCGGATTCCGTCGTTCCCACTCCCATCCGCCTTCCGTCCGCCTACATATAAAAATCTCCTCCCCTCCCGAGTCCATCGCCATCCCCCGAAACCATCCGTCACATATACAACTCCTCCATCCCAATTCCCATTCCCAGGCGCAGCGcgacaagaagaagatcaagcagcagcagcaaaagCTAGCGGCAAGGCAAGGAGATCAAGAGAAATGGCAACGGCGGCGGGGAGCATCCAGCAGGGCCACGGCGCCCGGTTCGCGGCGGCGTGCGACGTGCTGAGCCGGTACGTgaaagcggcagcggcagcgacgacgacgacgccggtGGAGCAGCCGCGGCCGTTGCCAGGCACGGTAGTAGGGGTGGTACTCCCTCTGATGCCCGGCGCGGACCTGTCCACGCAAGCAGAGGAGCTGGCCGAGGCGGCGGATCAAGCGGGGCCGGCGCCGAGAGCGCAGCAGCTGATGACCATCTCGTACGGCGGGCGTGTGGTGGTGCTCGACGACGTCCCCGCGGACACGGCCGCCGAGCTGCTCCGgctcgcggccgccgccgccgcgccgcgggTGCTGCGAGCGCCGGATGATCTGCCCATGGCGAGGAAGGCGTCGCTCCGGCACTTCATGGAGAAGCGCAAGGGCCGGGTCGCCAAGCGCGCTTCGCCCTACAGCCGTCCGGGTGATGCTGGAGCCGCCGCGGCGTCGTCGTTCCCGGACCATCTCGCCCTCTCGCTCTGAGACAATACTAGTACATACAGTACAGTTTGTACTACCCCTATACTCTAGTAGGTGTTTGTTGATTGTACAGGCCGGGGAAAAACTCTACTATTTCAGTtctgaggctttgtttagatctgtagcactttcatttttatttgataaatattgttcagttatagagtaactagacttaaaaagattagtcttgcaatttacagactgtgggggtataaacccctatacccttacggctacacttgggccaggaggcttgacccattacgagacaagttcgaggcttgatccgacagctcggagtttcacgcaagggaacaagacgtggagatcaagcaagattctagtcggttaaaaTAGGAATTGATACCGAACTATTTATGGCAAtcgtaaccgactaggattagtttccagatctgtaaccctgccttccggactatataaggagaggcaagggacccccctaggacatcattattctctcaacacaaatcaatacaaccagacgcaggacgtagttaTTACGCAAACTcgacggccgaacctggataaaaagcttgtccgtgtcttgcgtcaccatcgagttcgtagtttgcgcaccgtctaccgataaactactaccgtgggtataccccaaggtagactgccgactagctttcgtcgacagtggcgcgccaggtagggggtgtgcatgcaacttctccggcgaacaagatggtcacaatcccagcttccgcggccgtttctgaaggcctcacgttcaccatcggccagatcacgtggacgacgcgcggcggtggtctcaccaacacggtttcggaaggaacccagatccagTCTGGGATCacgtcggctccgaccactcggGTGACGGcttcgag contains:
- the LOC8067865 gene encoding protein TIFY 11e, with translation MATAAGSIQQGHGARFAAACDVLSRYVKAAAAATTTTPVEQPRPLPGTVVGVVLPLMPGADLSTQAEELAEAADQAGPAPRAQQLMTISYGGRVVVLDDVPADTAAELLRLAAAAAAPRVLRAPDDLPMARKASLRHFMEKRKGRVAKRASPYSRPGDAGAAAASSFPDHLALSL